One segment of Micromonospora parathelypteridis DNA contains the following:
- the dpdH gene encoding protein DpdH, which translates to MSDLRERVCWEVSTAIATLSTEAVSPSTSVFLATHAPLRISRRDPQLRSDLAGAAVTEEEVLQDFLHRPLGNGVLLMPVIGQSGTGKSHLVRWVYERTRRRPADNRVVIHVPKASTSLRVLVRILLDREDIVSEKLIQLRRQVDDLASGMDEQALQRHLLFAVAEAVAAADPGTDRNRRALVGPAKLAMVLRDVHVSGYLTQEGGLIPRLAASLLHDRGDGESDRPTQFTPDDLPHIADVNAAAADVRSLLTLIMSRPQLQKAAADLITENLSTAVQQVFKLGGRLQDAMLTIREEYHKQAKEIILLIEDFAVIQGLQRDLLEALIEAGVRDGQQVLAPVRTLMAVTTGYYRNLADTVLTRVEAATPYVYDLDAPFDPDTEGPGYTMDFVGRYLNAARIGAENLDAAGVADKAPVPNACAECQFGPSCHEAFGVSEDGYGLFPFNWEALRRAVESTAGVDDTFNPRRVIGRVIRPVLEDAESLATGHFPSPRFREQFPMARGQSALSPAVKVNIEDLDPVDHERRALLLEFWGGAPKGVRNLKSGIHEAFRINILSTASNASITPPTPRRSPDSPGTAKPHVQKPALVADPQDKWPSSLRSMVDYVAEWEAGRRPLHQNTASEIRRIISTAIVNRCDWSRPLMAEPNSDVKRVAWPAKSSVVSIEDAEAEAQSTGAPIRFKRNARNAVFFRQLLTLEQGVDDPGNAAALPQLARIAGRYQGDLVRAVQRVRSAEEEHLTAGLTVSLMGASLAGLAWPGMSDADLMDVAFDDGASWRLADAALRIERWVDAYEKHRTHRRALVAELRQLLGARQGTTGADARILDAARALPLVRRAATLWTWEPGATTAPWYRGAAAPLRTFETLVEGQLTVLRQHRDRLAGWLPIGVGLGETLDAVEQAFQEATAVGLVPSGEMRQTFPARLAEMRARDWRAFDQLRRDLERIESAEDRQWQRARITAAVRDRGVDLAPLMEFLHDCDGWLTGGLESARLRTGGLGEDLADMVREVRTEWELIVADPHHGEESHE; encoded by the coding sequence ATGTCTGACCTGCGGGAAAGGGTCTGCTGGGAGGTTTCGACGGCGATCGCCACGCTGAGCACCGAGGCGGTCAGCCCGTCCACCTCGGTGTTCCTGGCCACCCACGCGCCGCTACGGATAAGCCGACGCGACCCGCAACTCCGCAGCGACTTGGCTGGCGCAGCGGTCACCGAGGAAGAGGTACTGCAGGATTTCCTGCACCGTCCGCTGGGCAACGGCGTTCTGCTCATGCCGGTCATCGGCCAGTCCGGCACCGGCAAGTCGCACCTGGTGCGCTGGGTGTACGAACGCACCAGGCGGCGGCCGGCCGACAACCGTGTGGTGATCCACGTTCCCAAGGCAAGCACTAGTCTGCGCGTCCTGGTCAGGATCCTGCTCGATCGCGAGGACATCGTCAGCGAAAAGCTGATCCAACTGCGCCGGCAGGTCGATGACCTGGCCAGCGGAATGGACGAGCAGGCGCTGCAGCGCCATCTGCTGTTCGCCGTCGCCGAGGCGGTCGCCGCGGCCGACCCCGGTACCGACAGGAACCGCCGAGCACTGGTCGGCCCCGCGAAGCTGGCCATGGTGCTGCGCGACGTCCACGTCAGCGGCTACCTGACCCAAGAGGGCGGACTGATCCCCCGCCTGGCGGCCAGCCTGCTGCATGACCGGGGTGACGGCGAGTCGGACCGACCGACGCAGTTCACCCCGGACGACCTGCCGCACATCGCCGACGTCAACGCCGCCGCCGCCGACGTCCGGTCTCTGCTCACGCTGATCATGAGCCGGCCGCAGTTGCAGAAGGCCGCAGCCGACCTGATCACGGAGAATCTTTCCACCGCGGTACAGCAGGTGTTCAAGCTCGGCGGCCGACTGCAGGACGCCATGCTGACCATCCGCGAGGAGTACCACAAGCAGGCCAAGGAAATCATCCTGCTGATCGAGGACTTTGCGGTCATCCAGGGGCTGCAGCGCGACCTGCTCGAGGCGCTGATCGAAGCCGGCGTGCGCGACGGCCAGCAGGTGCTGGCCCCGGTGCGTACGCTGATGGCGGTAACCACCGGTTACTACCGCAACCTGGCCGATACCGTCCTGACGCGCGTCGAAGCGGCCACCCCGTATGTCTACGACCTCGACGCCCCGTTCGACCCGGATACCGAGGGTCCCGGGTACACGATGGACTTCGTCGGTCGGTACCTTAACGCCGCCCGCATCGGAGCGGAGAACCTGGACGCGGCCGGTGTAGCCGACAAGGCGCCCGTGCCCAACGCGTGCGCCGAGTGCCAGTTCGGCCCCTCGTGCCACGAGGCGTTCGGCGTCTCCGAGGACGGATACGGCCTGTTCCCGTTCAACTGGGAGGCCCTGCGCAGGGCCGTCGAGAGCACCGCCGGGGTGGACGACACGTTCAACCCCCGTCGGGTTATCGGGCGGGTCATCCGGCCGGTACTGGAGGACGCCGAGTCACTGGCCACCGGCCATTTCCCCAGCCCCCGGTTCCGGGAGCAGTTTCCGATGGCTCGCGGCCAGTCTGCGCTTTCGCCGGCGGTCAAGGTAAACATCGAGGACCTCGATCCGGTGGACCACGAACGTCGGGCACTGCTGCTGGAGTTCTGGGGGGGCGCTCCTAAGGGAGTGCGCAACCTGAAGTCGGGCATCCACGAGGCATTTCGGATCAACATCCTCTCCACCGCATCGAACGCGTCCATCACTCCTCCGACTCCTCGACGCTCACCCGACAGCCCGGGCACCGCGAAGCCGCACGTCCAGAAGCCGGCGCTCGTCGCCGATCCGCAGGACAAGTGGCCCAGCTCACTACGGTCCATGGTCGACTACGTTGCCGAATGGGAGGCAGGCCGTCGCCCGCTGCACCAGAACACCGCATCGGAGATCCGGCGCATCATCAGTACCGCGATTGTCAACCGGTGCGACTGGAGCAGACCATTGATGGCCGAGCCGAACTCTGATGTAAAACGCGTGGCTTGGCCGGCCAAGTCCAGCGTCGTGTCTATCGAGGACGCCGAGGCCGAGGCGCAGAGCACCGGGGCGCCGATCCGCTTCAAGCGCAACGCGCGGAACGCCGTTTTCTTCCGCCAATTGCTTACCTTAGAGCAGGGGGTCGATGACCCCGGTAATGCCGCCGCCCTGCCGCAGTTGGCCCGAATCGCCGGGCGGTACCAGGGCGACCTCGTCCGGGCGGTGCAGCGGGTCCGGTCCGCCGAGGAGGAGCACCTGACGGCGGGCCTGACCGTGTCGTTGATGGGCGCTTCGCTGGCTGGACTGGCCTGGCCCGGCATGAGCGATGCCGATCTGATGGACGTGGCATTCGACGACGGCGCCTCGTGGCGCCTGGCCGACGCCGCCCTGCGCATCGAGCGCTGGGTCGACGCCTACGAAAAGCATCGGACCCACCGCCGCGCGTTGGTCGCGGAGTTGCGCCAACTGCTGGGTGCCCGGCAGGGCACCACCGGCGCGGACGCACGGATCCTCGACGCCGCCCGGGCCCTGCCGCTGGTACGACGCGCGGCCACCCTGTGGACATGGGAGCCCGGCGCGACCACGGCGCCCTGGTACCGGGGCGCTGCGGCTCCGCTCCGCACTTTCGAGACGCTGGTGGAAGGCCAGTTGACCGTGTTGCGCCAGCACCGTGACCGGCTCGCTGGATGGCTGCCGATCGGCGTGGGCCTGGGCGAGACGCTCGACGCTGTCGAGCAGGCGTTCCAGGAGGCGACGGCAGTCGGGCTGGTGCCCAGTGGCGAGATGCGGCAGACGTTCCCGGCGCGACTGGCCGAGATGCGGGCCCGTGACTGGCGAGCCTTCGACCAACTGCGCCGCGATCTGGAACGGATCGAGTCGGCCGAAGACCGCCAATGGCAGCGGGCCCGCATCACCGCGGCGGTCCGTGACCGCGGCGTCGACCTGGCGCCCCTGATGGAGTTTCTGCATGACTGCGATGGGTGGCTGACTGGCGGCCTGGAGTCGGCCCGTCTACGCACCGGTGGGCTGGGCGAGGACCTTGCCGACATGGTCCGCGAGGTGCGCACCGAGTGGGAACTGATCGTTGCGGACCCGCACCATGGAGAGGAGTCCCATGAGTAA
- the dpdJ gene encoding protein DpdJ, which produces MIDDRRFLSGVLDDLEDLELPLLSWGVTSGVIARDEVLAAIEERLLDPDAPYVLADEVLEELERRGLLLEVPRSSPRSYRTRLAETVRLTAALRQMFPITNRTGRWWDQSPKLVADYRLHVARRRYPARDIPVESLLAALSSLDDNGLGERQTAVVRALLGERELARFQVEASTAIRRHLAAGVGRAVIVGAGTGSGKTLAFYLPALMAMADNAHAGGGGVHTLALYPRNELLRDQLREAVANVTAVNDAQRAHGGRPLRIGVLYGDTLYQADDRRLGHGGDGAWRRHGGDAVCPYLKCPTCRGDLVWAEADRTAVPPRERLRCTDQRCAQAAIAHLVLTRDGLHRNPPDLLFTTTEMLNISSTDPRQAPLLGWTGRKVPKLVLLDEAHTYGGMHGAQVALLLRRWRSGLGRQATMVGLSATLRDAADFFGELTGVDRHDVDYLTPRPTDLEEEGREYAIALRVDPVSRVSPLSTTIQAAMLYGRTLDVRGAELLYGSRGFVFTDDLDVTNRLFNDLVHAEGGRSAGPGRRPQVLAGLRSANGATHDQYVDGQSWELVHRIGRHLDPQAMTHGLRVSRTSSQDSGVDQDADLVVATASLEVGVDDDRVGLVMQHKAPRDAASFLQRRGRAGRRRLTRPWTVVTLSDFGRDRLTYQAYDQLFAPELPARRLPVSNRFVLKIQATQAMLDWVGRRTQCDSRRVVQAPKPKGPNPHPDAEVVLKQLRALLEDSNVQADLASWLRRALDISADEVSALLWEPPRSLLLSVVPTILRRLESGWRAYVPEPGARPGSLLPEFVTRTLFDPLNVPEVSFRLPFHADDESMPIERVLREAVPGRVSHRYGYRRARDRTWLPLPDPEAAGVVEIASFAAHYDDEGWWEPAGEPAVRVLRPHLINLTEPPLDVRDQSQGTPLWSSQFLPDHLYEGAIPRPSRWQDRVLSVGFATGASGNPVQVRRMTTGAACTTVTGSGRTTTVTSTVRYRHRGEPAALGFSLDVDAIRFTVAPLDLAKEAVAAHLRSPQWRSTAFKAALAADPALDEDANTFQRGWLALVYTTAYSLRRVADTNADTQDTHRALASGRWAADIDRVLNAIYRSDGSTAPSRLVDDLSALAGRPAVIDAVDRHSRLLWCDEVAALTADLAQRTYRETVAAAILAAAQRACPDAQDGDLIVDVLPAETAEAPTTIWLSETAVGGLGVITQLVPYYQQDPRRFWALVDSALAPSDYEYLHTTLTQLLRHLVADPQSAAAQAVAVLRDPPSAAEAEEALVTLRSSWAQIDGYPRPQAVAALSTRLLRQGTDAGTDRLVLDLMQAWDSVQDHLGFEVEAAIFAYLVGNGGITIAGLDPRRFGADQVYSMLWPRGAEARSQQLAHYQPYALPALLDRLLVGAAHDERLTHVDVTEPQWRQRYVNEIAARGAVRLVAPVDRVADLTAAMRALPAIAVDHGALRVYGDVRAVDREAAQVRCVVEIREFAQ; this is translated from the coding sequence ATGATCGACGATCGGCGTTTCCTGTCCGGGGTGCTCGACGACCTGGAGGATCTGGAACTGCCGCTGCTCAGCTGGGGAGTGACCAGCGGCGTCATCGCTCGTGACGAGGTGCTGGCTGCGATTGAGGAGCGCCTGCTCGACCCCGATGCGCCCTACGTGCTCGCAGATGAGGTACTGGAGGAGTTGGAGCGGCGCGGACTGCTACTCGAAGTTCCCCGATCCTCTCCACGCAGTTACCGGACCAGGTTGGCCGAGACGGTGCGGCTCACGGCCGCGCTGCGTCAGATGTTCCCGATCACCAACCGGACTGGCCGCTGGTGGGACCAATCACCGAAGCTCGTCGCCGACTACCGTTTGCACGTAGCTCGGCGTCGCTACCCGGCGCGGGATATCCCGGTCGAGTCGCTACTGGCGGCGCTGTCGTCGCTGGATGACAACGGTCTGGGCGAGCGCCAGACCGCGGTGGTCCGCGCGCTTCTCGGCGAGCGTGAGCTGGCCCGGTTCCAGGTGGAGGCGAGCACCGCGATCCGCCGCCACCTCGCCGCTGGCGTGGGCCGTGCGGTGATCGTCGGCGCGGGTACCGGTAGCGGCAAAACGTTGGCGTTCTATTTGCCGGCGCTGATGGCGATGGCCGACAACGCGCACGCCGGCGGTGGCGGTGTGCATACCCTGGCGCTATACCCGCGCAACGAGTTGCTGCGCGACCAACTCCGCGAGGCGGTAGCGAACGTCACCGCCGTGAACGATGCGCAGCGCGCGCACGGTGGCCGGCCGCTGCGCATCGGCGTCCTGTACGGCGACACCCTGTACCAGGCCGACGATCGGCGGCTGGGCCACGGCGGCGACGGGGCCTGGCGCCGACATGGCGGCGACGCCGTGTGCCCGTACCTCAAGTGCCCCACTTGCCGTGGCGACCTGGTGTGGGCCGAGGCCGACCGTACGGCCGTGCCGCCGAGAGAGCGCCTGCGCTGCACTGATCAGCGGTGCGCCCAGGCTGCGATCGCACACCTGGTCCTCACCCGGGACGGACTGCACCGCAATCCGCCGGACCTGCTATTCACCACCACCGAAATGCTTAACATCAGCAGCACGGACCCGCGACAGGCCCCACTGCTGGGGTGGACGGGCCGGAAGGTGCCCAAGCTGGTCTTGCTGGACGAGGCGCACACCTACGGCGGGATGCACGGCGCGCAGGTCGCGTTGCTCCTGCGCCGGTGGCGCAGCGGCTTGGGCCGCCAGGCCACCATGGTGGGCCTGAGCGCGACATTGCGCGACGCCGCCGACTTCTTCGGCGAGCTCACCGGCGTCGACCGCCACGACGTCGACTACCTCACCCCGCGCCCAACGGATCTGGAGGAGGAGGGCCGGGAGTACGCGATCGCGCTGCGGGTGGACCCGGTGTCCCGGGTCAGCCCACTGTCGACCACGATTCAGGCGGCGATGTTGTATGGCCGCACCCTCGATGTGCGCGGTGCCGAACTGCTGTACGGGTCGCGCGGATTCGTCTTCACCGACGACCTTGACGTTACCAACCGCCTGTTCAACGACCTCGTTCACGCGGAGGGCGGCCGGAGCGCGGGGCCGGGCCGCCGCCCGCAGGTGCTGGCCGGGCTCCGGTCTGCCAACGGTGCCACGCACGACCAATACGTCGACGGACAGTCCTGGGAACTGGTGCACCGCATCGGTCGGCACCTCGACCCACAGGCGATGACCCACGGCCTGCGGGTCAGCCGCACGTCCTCCCAGGACAGCGGGGTGGACCAGGACGCAGACCTGGTGGTAGCGACCGCGTCGCTAGAGGTCGGCGTGGACGACGACCGGGTTGGTCTGGTCATGCAGCACAAGGCACCACGCGACGCCGCATCATTCCTGCAACGGCGTGGTCGGGCTGGCCGGCGGCGCCTCACCCGGCCATGGACGGTGGTGACGCTCTCAGATTTTGGTCGAGACCGGCTTACCTACCAGGCCTACGACCAACTGTTCGCGCCAGAACTCCCCGCTCGGCGGTTGCCGGTGAGTAACCGTTTCGTGCTGAAGATCCAGGCGACCCAGGCGATGCTGGACTGGGTAGGCCGGCGCACTCAGTGTGACTCAAGGCGGGTGGTCCAGGCGCCGAAGCCGAAGGGCCCTAACCCGCACCCCGACGCCGAGGTGGTACTCAAACAGTTGCGGGCACTGCTGGAGGACAGCAACGTTCAGGCTGACCTTGCCAGCTGGCTGCGCCGGGCGCTGGACATCTCCGCCGACGAGGTGAGCGCCCTGCTGTGGGAGCCCCCGCGGTCCCTGCTGCTCAGCGTCGTCCCGACCATCCTGCGACGGCTGGAGTCGGGCTGGCGGGCCTATGTGCCGGAACCGGGAGCGCGCCCGGGATCGCTGCTGCCTGAGTTCGTGACCCGCACCTTGTTCGATCCACTCAACGTGCCGGAGGTGTCCTTCCGACTGCCGTTCCACGCCGACGACGAGTCGATGCCGATCGAGCGGGTGCTGCGCGAGGCGGTGCCGGGTCGGGTGAGTCACCGGTACGGGTACCGCAGGGCCCGCGACCGCACCTGGCTGCCACTGCCCGACCCGGAGGCTGCTGGCGTTGTGGAAATCGCCTCCTTCGCCGCACATTACGACGACGAAGGCTGGTGGGAGCCGGCCGGCGAACCGGCGGTTAGGGTGCTGCGCCCGCACCTGATCAACTTGACGGAACCGCCGCTGGACGTGCGAGACCAGTCACAGGGAACCCCACTATGGTCCTCGCAGTTTCTCCCTGACCACCTCTATGAGGGTGCCATTCCCCGGCCCTCACGGTGGCAGGACCGGGTGCTGTCGGTGGGATTCGCTACTGGCGCCTCCGGCAACCCGGTCCAGGTCCGGCGGATGACCACCGGCGCCGCGTGTACCACGGTGACCGGCAGCGGACGGACAACGACGGTAACCAGCACGGTTCGGTACCGGCACCGGGGTGAGCCGGCCGCGTTGGGCTTCAGCCTGGACGTCGACGCGATTCGATTCACCGTGGCACCCCTGGACCTGGCTAAGGAGGCGGTCGCCGCGCACCTGCGCTCACCACAGTGGCGGTCCACCGCCTTCAAGGCCGCCCTGGCGGCGGACCCGGCGCTCGACGAGGACGCCAACACGTTCCAGCGTGGCTGGCTAGCCCTGGTTTACACCACCGCCTACTCCCTGCGGCGCGTTGCAGACACCAACGCCGACACGCAGGACACGCATCGAGCGCTGGCCTCGGGCCGATGGGCGGCCGACATCGATCGTGTGCTGAACGCCATCTACCGCAGCGATGGCAGTACGGCCCCCAGCCGCCTGGTCGACGACCTGAGCGCCTTGGCAGGTCGGCCCGCGGTCATCGACGCTGTGGACCGGCACAGCCGCCTCCTGTGGTGCGACGAGGTCGCGGCGCTGACTGCGGACCTAGCCCAACGCACCTACCGGGAGACCGTAGCGGCCGCGATCCTGGCCGCTGCTCAACGGGCCTGCCCCGACGCCCAGGACGGTGACCTCATCGTCGACGTCCTGCCGGCCGAAACCGCCGAGGCCCCTACAACGATCTGGCTGAGTGAGACCGCGGTCGGCGGCCTCGGCGTCATAACCCAACTCGTCCCCTACTACCAGCAGGACCCGCGCCGGTTCTGGGCGCTCGTCGACAGCGCGCTGGCACCCAGCGACTACGAGTACCTGCACACCACACTGACCCAACTGCTGCGCCACCTGGTGGCCGATCCGCAGTCCGCGGCGGCCCAGGCTGTTGCCGTGCTGCGCGATCCGCCTTCGGCCGCAGAAGCCGAAGAGGCCCTGGTGACGCTGCGCTCGTCCTGGGCGCAGATCGACGGCTACCCCCGCCCGCAGGCGGTGGCGGCGCTGTCCACCCGCCTGCTGCGGCAGGGGACTGACGCGGGCACCGACCGGCTGGTGCTGGATCTGATGCAGGCCTGGGACAGCGTCCAGGATCACCTCGGTTTCGAAGTCGAAGCCGCTATCTTCGCCTACCTCGTCGGCAACGGCGGCATCACGATTGCCGGCCTGGATCCGCGCCGCTTTGGTGCCGACCAGGTGTACAGCATGCTGTGGCCGCGGGGCGCGGAGGCTCGATCCCAGCAATTGGCCCACTACCAGCCGTACGCGCTGCCGGCGCTGCTCGACCGCCTACTCGTGGGAGCGGCCCACGACGAGCGGCTGACCCACGTTGACGTCACCGAGCCACAGTGGCGGCAACGGTACGTCAACGAGATCGCGGCCCGCGGGGCGGTGCGACTGGTCGCACCGGTCGACCGGGTTGCGGACCTGACTGCCGCCATGCGCGCGTTACCCGCCATCGCCGTGGACCACGGGGCGCTGCGGGTGTATGGCGACGTCCGCGCCGTCGATCGAGAGGCCGCCCAGGTGCGGTGCGTGGTTGAGATTCGGGAGTTCGCCCAATGA
- the dpdK gene encoding phospholipase D-like domain-containing protein DpdK, with translation MSDERVVRTSGSTGVRIDGILATVLLAELMAPSRHLWLVSPWIGDVDVIDNRAAAYDSVFVDPSSRVYTFAQVLAGITHGGGRLSVVTRPDPFNDVFIDRLLRQAAPGYAQVVCAEDVHEKTLCGDDWLMTGSMNFTYRGMRVNDEIVSYRVDPAIASTARVDFARRFENAR, from the coding sequence ATGAGCGACGAGCGGGTGGTCCGGACCAGCGGCAGCACCGGGGTCCGGATCGACGGAATCCTGGCCACCGTGCTGTTGGCCGAGTTGATGGCGCCCAGCCGCCACCTGTGGCTGGTGTCACCGTGGATCGGCGACGTCGACGTCATCGACAACCGCGCCGCCGCCTATGACAGCGTGTTCGTCGACCCCTCCAGTCGTGTCTACACCTTTGCCCAGGTGCTGGCGGGGATTACCCACGGCGGTGGCCGGCTGTCGGTGGTGACCCGACCCGACCCTTTCAACGATGTCTTTATCGACCGGCTGCTGCGGCAGGCGGCGCCGGGCTATGCCCAGGTGGTGTGCGCCGAGGACGTGCATGAGAAGACGCTGTGCGGCGACGACTGGTTGATGACCGGCTCGATGAACTTCACATACCGCGGCATGAGAGTGAATGACGAGATCGTGAGCTACCGCGTCGATCCCGCAATCGCCAGCACCGCCCGGGTCGACTTCGCCCGCCGCTTCGAGAACGCCAGGTGA
- the dbpB gene encoding DGQHR domain-containing protein DpdB has product MTKQGRESRMVEAGNQKNVLHLPALEIRQGPNRRLYTFAVDGKQVPSFAAVSRVRRDSQQQLHGYQRPEVLAHVAAIRRYVESAESPMLPNAIVVAFDDRVRFVPADAAVVGPGYVRSGTLLVPVSDDWEDADKPGFIVDGQQRCAAIRDAGVEAFPICVTAFITADQADHRSQFILVNSTKPLPKGLIHELLPAASGPLPNQLRVRQLPATVLERLNFDERSPLRHMIQTPTNPAGVIKDNSMLRMLENSISDGVLYRFRGSDSALPNIGLMVTVLNDFWTAVRDVFGEDAWGKPPRKSRLMHGAGIISMGYLMDAIADTNGSGEDVPDTQGFAAGLKIVKDYCRWTEGTWDLGDGIPRRWNDIQNTPRDIQRITDFLVSTYSSKQGKRHDRSSRLF; this is encoded by the coding sequence GTGACTAAGCAGGGGCGAGAGAGCCGCATGGTCGAGGCGGGGAACCAGAAGAACGTGCTACATCTCCCCGCTCTCGAGATCAGACAGGGCCCGAATCGCCGTCTTTACACCTTCGCCGTGGACGGGAAGCAAGTCCCGTCATTTGCCGCCGTTTCACGTGTGCGGCGTGACAGCCAGCAGCAACTACACGGCTACCAGCGCCCCGAGGTCCTCGCACACGTGGCAGCGATCCGACGCTACGTGGAGTCCGCCGAAAGTCCAATGCTGCCTAATGCGATCGTGGTGGCCTTCGACGACCGAGTTCGCTTCGTTCCGGCCGACGCCGCTGTTGTCGGCCCTGGTTACGTACGCTCGGGAACTCTCCTGGTACCCGTCAGTGACGACTGGGAGGACGCCGACAAGCCAGGATTCATTGTGGACGGCCAGCAGCGTTGTGCGGCCATCCGGGACGCAGGCGTCGAAGCGTTCCCGATCTGCGTCACCGCCTTCATCACCGCCGACCAGGCTGACCACCGGTCTCAGTTCATCCTCGTAAACTCAACCAAGCCGCTTCCAAAGGGCCTGATTCACGAACTGCTCCCTGCAGCGTCTGGCCCACTGCCGAACCAGCTGCGCGTACGGCAACTCCCCGCGACGGTTCTTGAGCGCCTCAACTTCGACGAGCGTTCACCGCTGCGCCACATGATTCAAACGCCCACGAATCCTGCCGGCGTCATCAAGGACAACTCCATGCTACGCATGCTTGAAAACAGCATCTCGGACGGCGTCCTGTATCGCTTCCGTGGCAGCGACAGTGCCTTGCCAAACATCGGGCTTATGGTGACCGTACTGAACGATTTCTGGACTGCGGTGCGGGACGTATTTGGTGAGGATGCGTGGGGTAAACCCCCTCGCAAATCGAGGCTTATGCATGGCGCTGGTATCATCAGCATGGGCTATCTAATGGATGCAATCGCCGATACGAACGGCAGCGGCGAGGACGTGCCGGACACTCAGGGATTCGCCGCGGGACTGAAGATTGTCAAGGATTACTGTCGCTGGACCGAGGGCACGTGGGATCTGGGCGACGGAATCCCGCGCCGGTGGAATGATATCCAGAACACCCCTCGAGACATTCAGCGAATCACCGACTTCCTGGTCTCCACATATTCCTCGAAGCAGGGAAAGCGGCACGATAGGTCGAGCCGACTCTTTTAG
- the dpdA gene encoding tRNA-guanine transglycosylase DpdA — protein sequence MKFFFPDSQDQVDPTFDFLTEERDPFRVRQRDDLYAHEVLKPPPFNGLLVSKAIVDGTAGSSTGKYTGPQRHRLYRQGARQFFRLNNGSTPLKIMGDCGAFSYVGEENPPYSVEEVVSFYEGCGFDYGISVDHVIFQYEPKIVHTDDAAAEWVRRQEITLDLASDFWRRCSASDVHFIPLGVAQGWSPESYAHAVKELQRIGYRRIALGGMVPLKTNEILACLQRIDDVRESDTELHLLGISRCEQIRTFADHGVTSFDSTSPFRQAFKDDRDNYYAPDRTYVALRVPQVDGNAKLKARIRSGEIGQGQAMLLERSALARLRQFDKDEVGVDAALEALAEYSAVWDRKADRTSQYRDTLESRPWRACDCTICASVGIEVIIFRGAERNKRRGFHNLHVFGQRVRRQLGEDDRD from the coding sequence GTGAAGTTCTTCTTTCCTGACAGCCAGGACCAGGTAGACCCGACGTTCGACTTCCTAACGGAGGAGCGCGACCCGTTCCGGGTGCGCCAACGCGACGACCTGTACGCACACGAAGTGCTAAAGCCGCCGCCGTTCAACGGCCTTCTGGTGTCGAAGGCCATAGTGGACGGCACCGCCGGTTCCAGCACCGGCAAATACACCGGGCCCCAGCGCCACCGACTGTACCGGCAAGGAGCCCGCCAGTTCTTCCGTCTGAACAACGGCAGCACACCTTTGAAGATCATGGGCGATTGCGGTGCCTTCTCGTACGTCGGCGAAGAGAACCCGCCGTACAGCGTAGAAGAGGTGGTGAGCTTCTACGAGGGATGTGGATTCGACTACGGCATCTCAGTTGACCACGTTATCTTTCAGTATGAACCGAAGATCGTTCATACTGATGACGCTGCCGCCGAATGGGTTCGCAGGCAGGAGATCACTCTCGACTTGGCCTCCGATTTCTGGAGGCGATGCAGCGCTAGCGACGTTCATTTCATTCCACTTGGGGTCGCTCAGGGCTGGAGCCCTGAGTCCTACGCGCACGCCGTAAAAGAACTGCAACGAATCGGGTACCGGCGCATTGCCCTGGGGGGAATGGTGCCTCTCAAGACGAATGAGATCCTCGCCTGCCTGCAGAGGATCGATGACGTGCGGGAGTCCGATACAGAGTTGCATCTGCTGGGAATCAGCCGATGCGAACAAATCCGAACCTTCGCTGACCATGGCGTAACGAGCTTCGACAGCACCTCACCTTTTCGTCAGGCTTTCAAGGACGATCGAGACAATTACTACGCCCCGGACCGAACCTACGTGGCACTCCGCGTCCCCCAGGTTGACGGCAACGCCAAGCTTAAGGCACGAATTCGCTCCGGCGAGATCGGCCAGGGGCAAGCCATGCTGCTGGAACGCTCCGCGTTGGCTCGCCTTCGCCAGTTCGATAAGGACGAGGTCGGCGTCGACGCCGCCCTAGAGGCCTTGGCGGAATACAGCGCCGTGTGGGATCGCAAGGCTGATAGGACCAGCCAATACCGAGACACTCTTGAAAGCCGGCCTTGGCGGGCCTGCGACTGCACGATCTGTGCATCAGTGGGCATTGAAGTAATCATCTTTCGTGGCGCCGAGCGCAACAAGCGTCGGGGCTTCCACAACCTACACGTGTTCGGTCAGCGCGTGCGCCGGCAGCTTGGAGAAGACGATCGTGACTAA